In the Salvia miltiorrhiza cultivar Shanhuang (shh) chromosome 8, IMPLAD_Smil_shh, whole genome shotgun sequence genome, CATTTGGGAAGTGAATTTTGATGAATGAATGAGGGTTTTGACATCTTCGGCGGCGCGAAACGACGGCGTCTCTGCGAAAAGAATAATCTGGTGAAACCAGAGACGGTCCATCACTGCGACTAGGCATACCGTGGATTTCTCTGCTGCCATTTCACTGAAACCCAGAGAATAATCTTTACTTTTTTTTGTTGGTACTATTTAATTAGTGTTTGGAGCAGTAGGTGTTGGCTGGCAGAATAAATATTTgagcaatgatgatgatgatgataggGTTGTCTTGTGGTGGTAAAATCAATAAATGAATTTCtcaaccaaaaaagaaagaaaaagaatctCAATATATGAAAATGCAAATTGAATGTGGAGGGGTCGTAGACAATGGTAGATGTGGTCTGCAACCATCCAATTTCCACATTACACACATGCCTCAAACTCCTCCATCTCTTATTTCGCCTTCAACCCTTGTGGGGATCTCATTTAAGTCTTCTTGGGAGATCATTTGTTGCTCATTTGTATGACATCTCTTATTGCATGTATTCGtaaataaatgatttatttaatgttaatatgtatatttttcgTATGTATAAGTTATAAATcccaaatttttaatatttgccACATGTCAATCAATCacaaatactctctccgtcccaataatgaagacacacttcatttggtcACGGAGGTTAAGGTGAGGTAGTTTAAGAAATAAAGTGTTGTGGCCCACATTATTAATGTATTTGATTAAGGAGTTGATTAGGGGCTTTATTTACTTTCAACTctcaactttctctctctcatttttctgACCACCACCGCGGCCGCCgaccaccgccaccgccgctgATTCCCTCTGCTATGCTGCCGAAAATCGAACCAAGAAAATCAAAACTAGAAATCGCAAATTAtccaaaaaatttatatatagcaCAAAAAACTGATTCAAAATTAGCCTAAAAATTGCAAACGAAAACTATTCCTATTCCAAAACAAAATTTGGCAGAAAGAGGAAGAATGACGGCGGAGATGGAGGGTTTTAGAAggagggtggtggccgcacCGCTGCGGCGATCGGAGAAGGAGAACAGAGGGGGATGGGCGGCGGTTTTAGAAGGAGAGAGGCACTCGCCGTATTTCCAAACGAgctagagagaaagagagagggtgAGATGAGGGTGGATAACGTCGGCCTTCGTGGGGCTGCGCCGTGGTCAGGGCAGCGGCGGCGCTATGGTCAAGGCGACGACGGCGCCAAaagagccgagagagagagaggatgagtGAGAACAAAAATCTGAAACCAAAAGCTGCACAAATCTGAAATCAAAATTTACTCACGCCCAAAAAACCCAGAAAATCAAACTCAAAATCGGAGAGAAAGAGGGGTGTTTGGCGGGGCTAGGGCTCGGCCCTCTGCCCCCGTCAGTGTGTGTGTGAGGCGAGGGGCGTTCGGTGGTCGGAGGGGCGAGGGGTGCTCGCCGGTGGTCAtggctcgccggcggcgacttGGCCGAGAAGGGGAGGGGAGAAGGAGGGAGGTGAAGAGAGTGAGAGATGGGTTTTGAAATTAGTGTTTTTTGTAACATATTTATACCTTAATTAAGGTgcaattaattagatatttttaagccctaattatttctttatttagaagtgtgtctttattattgagACAAtccaataaggaaagtgtgtcttcattattgggacggagggagtataatataaggAGTCATACGATTGATAATATCTCTGATTTAGTAATGTGTACGTCATACGATTGATAATATCTCTGATTTAATAATGTGTACTAGGCGCTTCACGAACAATTTTCCCTTGTGTATTTCGTTTCGATTTCCACATTGGATGAAATCACTTGATCCACAATTAGCGTCTCACTCTACGCTTATTAATTCATCAAAACCTAATTATCAGTTTTGTATCACTAGATTTGACCTCTAGGCGAAATTGAAGAATGGATGGTGGGATATTAATATAAGAGGAGGTCTTTGTACAAATATAATGTATATGTCCAACTTGCAACATTTCTAGTTCTTGACAACATACTACTCACATAGGTGAAATAGAACATAGAATCAAATCACATATTTTGTCTTAGGATGATGAGGTCTCCTGATCATCTGCTTCCTCTGTGATCTCAATGATTGTTGACACATAATTAAGCTGTGAATTTGGTGTATGCTCCACAATGGTGTCATGACTAACAGGGGGCGAAGATTGGTGTTTCCTTTTACCCCTTACTTGAGCATGCCATTGCTTTAGAATTTGCACAGTTCTTTCTCGGAGCATTTCTCCTCTGAATTCTGACCTCATCTGCCACCAAAACCACCCACAAATTACCTCTTCATCCACATCttgtttattactattatagTAGCTCAAACCTGTGTGACCAGTGCGTAAAGGGGCAGAGTTATGTAGCTGCAAATAACTTGGACAGCAACTCTGCAACATCACTTGCAAATAAGTTAGGTCTCAGAATTGGAATTTAAGAATGGGATGAAGCTAAATACTTACGCCAACACTATTCTAGTTGCTATAATCACGGTGTGCTCGTGGTAACAAGACCAAAACCCAAATTCTATCTGTTCACACACAAAAAGCAAAAAGGGGTCATAATCTCCAACGAAAAATCCTAACTAGTTAAGGTTGGAATGATGGAAACACTTTCTTACAGTGACCCAAACGAAGAAGGCCAGCTCAAACGCATTCTGCAGCGCCCATGGTTAGATAAACGCGATCAGGAGTAGCTTCATTTGCATGACAAGAGATGGAAATTTGAAGAGATGAACAAGTACGTACCACAAAAAGTGTGAGATGCAAGAGGCTCAACACGAAGCCCGGCCTCCCAAACCAGAAGAGGTCATCGTTGGGTTTCACCAGTGGCACGCCTATGATCACGTTGTTCTTGTCTTTGAGTTGGAGTGCCATTTTGGTAACGATAACCTCCAGTTTAGCGCCCAGTGTTAGGACTATCTGCACATCCCACATTTGCTAAATATATTGTATATTACTATATCATGAGCATGTATATTATTTCAATGACACCTTACCAATAGTGGAACATATGATATCCAAAGATATGAATGCCAACCATGAACATCAACAAGCATGAAGATGACAACTAGAAACCACATCGTAGGGCTGCAACAACATATAATAAGATGGAACTCAGTTTTCCTTTCTCTCTTGATGGCTATCATTTACCTTCTTTGTAGCTTATTATTCTTCGTGTTCACGAATTCAAACAGATGGAAATGAAAATGCATTGTGATTGCAATGAATCAGAAAATCTGGAACCTGATGCTGACCATAACTGTAAAATCTTCATCGAGAGAACGCTCTATATACTTCTGAAAGTTGAAGTTACTTTGGCTAGACATGTGAGCCTGCAAATTCCAAATAATGACAATTGTATTGTATTACACACTAACTCTCTAGATTTAGACACAATTTGTGTACAATGGATGCTGCAGGGAAGCAAAAAGTGAGAGTTATTACCATGATAAAGCCATGTCTTAAGGTGAAGTAATCAACTTTTGCCACTGAATGGAAGAACTGCCTGAAAAAACATCTCTGTTCCAACACAGATATATACAGTTAGGAGTCTTGTGAGCCACAAAACCATATATTCAGCAGAAATACTCACTATCCACAGCTGAATCGCCGTGTCTGTACAAGTCGAATGGCGTCTGCCAAATGTAGTCTGTCTTGTGAATCTAAATCTATTTGGATCTGCATCATATGAAACATGAATTTATCAGTTctcaatttatatttttggcATTAGTGCATTTAACTCCACACAGATTTGAGATCAGACCCAAACTAAAAGGTCTTGGCAAAACTCTATGCATACTTGTCAGCAACAACAGTTTTTTCCTCCCTTTATTTAGAAAGTTTACAAGGTCAAAAATTGATGGGAAGTTAAACATATTAGCTACAAAGTCAACTTCCTAACCACTTGATTCACTTCCTTAAGAGCTCCAACCTGTGGTGAAGTCAATTACTTCGTTG is a window encoding:
- the LOC130997702 gene encoding MLO-like protein 3 isoform X1 — protein: MASFVTKVTFHIFKEEAPFIGKAMAAGDSASITLEQTPTWAIATLCFIIISISIILEHIFQLLTNWLKGRRKTALYDAMGRLKSELMLLGFMSLLLAATQQYISKICVSSEVADTMLPCRKQVVIAETQSLSAYRHFVDGPSAYGLIWDDVKKFDNNPNLHKSFTRRSLADDDDGGGDGGQVNETDKNIANATYSCSSKGKVPLVTEEGIQQLQHFIFVLAVMQIVYSVLTLALGRAKMRRWKAWEKETQTTDYQVANDPNRFRFTRQTTFGRRHSTCTDTAIQLWIRCFFRQFFHSVAKVDYFTLRHGFIMAHMSSQSNFNFQKYIERSLDEDFTVMVSISPTMWFLVVIFMLVDVHGWHSYLWISYVPLLIVLTLGAKLEVIVTKMALQLKDKNNVIIGVPLVKPNDDLFWFGRPGFVLSLLHLTLFVNAFELAFFVWVTIEFGFWSCYHEHTVIIATRIVLAVAVQVICSYITLPLYALVTQMRSEFRGEMLRERTVQILKQWHAQVRGKRKHQSSPPVSHDTIVEHTPNSQLNYVSTIIEITEEADDQETSSS
- the LOC130997702 gene encoding MLO-like protein 3 isoform X2, which translates into the protein MASFVTKVTFHIFKEEAPFIGKAMAAGDSASITLEQTPTWAIATLCFIIISISIILEHIFQLLTNWLKGRRKTALYDAMGRLKSELMLLGFMSLLLAATQQYISKICVSSEVADTMLPCRKQVVIAETQSLSAYRHFVDGPSAYGLIWDDVKKFDNNPNLHKSFTRRSLADDDDGGGDGGQVNETDKNIANATYSCSSKGKVPLVTEEGIQQLQHFIFVLAVMQIVYSVLTLALGRAKMRRWKAWEKETQTTDYQVANDPNRFRFTRQTTFGRRHSTCTDTAIQLWIRCFFRQFFHSVAKVDYFTLRHGFIMAHMSSQSNFNFQKYIERSLDEDFTVMVSISPTMWFLVVIFMLVDVHGWHSYLWISYVPLLIVLTLGAKLEVIVTKMALQLKDKNNVIIGVPLVKPNDDLFWFGRPGFVLSLLHLTLFVIEFGFWSCYHEHTVIIATRIVLAVAVQVICSYITLPLYALVTQMRSEFRGEMLRERTVQILKQWHAQVRGKRKHQSSPPVSHDTIVEHTPNSQLNYVSTIIEITEEADDQETSSS